In Ovis aries strain OAR_USU_Benz2616 breed Rambouillet chromosome 13, ARS-UI_Ramb_v3.0, whole genome shotgun sequence, the following are encoded in one genomic region:
- the LOC114117485 gene encoding short palate, lung and nasal epithelium carcinoma-associated protein 2A-like — translation MKREVAILEQLETAEEDPEKTEEAKNLLEQLISGIFEVVYRLTAVNLSNLHNLDTTFEETSDGKGAIVKIPITAEVNMNLPVLREIVELALNLVLQFSVSVKTDGTGDCKVVVEQCENHQHSIPLRVLGRSGTHISTERG, via the exons ATGAAGAGAGAGGTAG CTATCTTGGAGCAATTGGAGACTGCTGAGGAGGACCCAGAGAAAACTGAGGAAGCTAAGAACTTGTTGGAACAACTCATTTCTGGAATTTTTGAAGTAGTGTACAGGCTTACAGC GGTGAATCTCAGTAACCTGCACAACCTGGATACCACATTTGAAGAGACTTCTGATGGCAAAGGTGCTATAGTAAAAATCCCCATCACTGCTGAAGTCAACATGAACCT GCCTGTGTTGCGGGAGATTGTCGAATTGGCCCTCAACTTGGTCCTCCAGTTTAGTGTCAGTGTTAAAACTGATGGCACCGGTGACTGCAAGGTGGTCGTGGAACAATGTGAGAACCATCAACACAGCATCCCTCTCAGAGTGCTGGGCAGGTCAGGCACACACATCTCCACAGAGCGGGGATGA